The proteins below come from a single Sporomusaceae bacterium FL31 genomic window:
- a CDS encoding uracil-DNA glycosylase, with product MFNNHAELEASLFNCKQCALAQDPNHGPTSYNGTPEGLLAIVGEGPGRVEDEYGVPLVGPSGQLLDKALASVGVTRDLIYTTNIVKCRPKGNRTPTVEEGRFCANIWLDTELQLVQPKVIIALGSVALKYLNHDNARITKDRGTWFETKYGIPAIATYHPAYLLRLNGKDLVKAKWEVYYDFKAAVEKILELGADVTLKSDPPPNLLELYTPRRQMRMG from the coding sequence ATGTTTAACAATCATGCGGAGTTAGAAGCTTCCTTATTTAATTGCAAACAATGTGCACTGGCCCAAGATCCCAATCATGGTCCAACATCATATAACGGCACACCGGAAGGCTTACTGGCCATAGTCGGGGAAGGACCAGGGCGCGTGGAGGATGAATATGGAGTACCACTGGTAGGTCCATCCGGGCAATTATTGGATAAGGCCCTAGCCAGCGTTGGGGTAACCAGAGATTTGATTTATACCACAAATATAGTTAAGTGCCGCCCTAAGGGCAACCGAACCCCAACGGTTGAAGAGGGCCGGTTTTGTGCGAATATTTGGCTGGATACAGAGCTGCAATTAGTTCAGCCCAAGGTCATCATTGCTTTGGGAAGTGTTGCCTTAAAATATCTCAATCATGACAATGCCCGGATTACGAAAGATCGCGGAACTTGGTTTGAAACGAAATATGGAATTCCAGCGATCGCGACTTATCACCCGGCATACTTATTGCGACTCAATGGAAAAGATCTGGTCAAGGCAAAATGGGAAGTCTATTATGACTTTAAGGCAGCGGTTGAAAAAATATTGGAGCTGGGAGCCGATGTTACGCTTAAGTCAGATCCGCCGCCGAACTTATTGGAACTTTATACGCCGCGACGCCAAATGCGGATGGGCTGA
- a CDS encoding metallophosphatase, translating to MHGPTNVALLIVFLILVGISWIIYRLLKRFFPIYETPFVRNLYWSLSAIAIVSLPVSRIVQTSIIPADLSRLPFVWFMGQILLFVLSPLFYAGFQLLTLSRRENVRNQGEGLSRRRFIQNTVAGLLPLTSFGVSSYGVYSGGSNIITQRQELSWASLPQYLDEFKIIQISDSHIGLFFSVEKLEEVLATVRREKPDLLVITGDLVDDLSLLQPTIDRLSELAHEIKYGVYFCWGNHEYFRDIKKIRQALVNSPIRVLENSNQMIIDADQPFYLLGVDYPWADNGQEQAVKRQSMFAQSIEGVPANAFKILLSHHPDFIYNAFETDIPLTLTGHTHGGQVAIFGQSLLPVKYKYMRGLYRNHQSYGYVSTGTGSWFPFRLGCPAEITVFILKKA from the coding sequence GTGCACGGTCCTACAAATGTAGCATTACTCATTGTTTTTTTAATCCTAGTGGGTATTAGTTGGATTATTTATCGCTTGCTGAAAAGATTCTTTCCGATTTATGAGACACCCTTTGTCAGAAACCTGTATTGGAGTTTGAGTGCAATTGCCATCGTGAGTTTGCCAGTTAGCAGAATCGTGCAGACGTCGATCATACCAGCAGATCTTTCTCGACTGCCTTTCGTCTGGTTTATGGGGCAAATTCTGCTATTCGTGCTTTCACCCCTATTTTATGCAGGCTTTCAATTACTAACGCTCTCTCGCAGAGAAAATGTACGAAATCAAGGCGAAGGCTTAAGTCGTAGGAGATTTATTCAGAATACCGTTGCTGGACTGCTGCCGCTCACATCCTTTGGTGTCAGTTCATATGGCGTCTATTCAGGTGGTTCTAACATTATTACACAGCGGCAAGAACTCTCTTGGGCAAGTTTACCGCAATACTTAGATGAGTTTAAAATTATTCAGATCAGTGATTCTCATATTGGCTTATTCTTCTCAGTAGAGAAGCTAGAAGAAGTGCTTGCTACTGTCAGGCGAGAAAAGCCGGATCTGTTAGTCATTACTGGAGACTTAGTAGATGATCTCAGTTTACTGCAACCTACAATCGATAGATTGTCGGAACTAGCACATGAGATTAAGTATGGTGTCTATTTCTGTTGGGGCAACCATGAGTATTTCCGTGATATTAAGAAAATAAGGCAGGCGCTTGTGAATAGTCCGATCAGGGTATTAGAAAATAGCAATCAAATGATTATTGATGCTGACCAGCCTTTCTATCTTTTAGGTGTAGATTATCCATGGGCCGATAATGGTCAAGAGCAGGCCGTCAAGCGGCAAAGTATGTTTGCGCAGTCGATTGAAGGTGTTCCAGCAAATGCGTTTAAGATTTTACTCAGTCATCATCCAGATTTTATTTATAACGCGTTTGAAACAGATATTCCTTTGACTTTAACCGGTCATACTCATGGAGGACAGGTAGCGATTTTTGGACAATCGCTGCTGCCTGTAAAATATAAATATATGCGTGGTTTATATCGAAATCATCAATCGTATGGCTATGTAAGTACTGGAACGGGTAGTTGGTTTCCATTCCGATTAGGATGCCCTGCTGAGATAACCGTTTTTATATTGAAAAAAGCTTAA
- a CDS encoding tRNA threonylcarbamoyladenosine dehydratase, producing the protein MLHRFSRTELLIGIDGLQKLSQSKVAIFGIGGVGTYVVEGLARSGVGNFVLVDDDCICLTNINRQLHATTKTIGKAKVEVMKERILDINPQAEVTIFQKFYMPDTAHELIADDYDYIVDAIDTVTGKLDLVVRAKAKNIPIISSMGAGNKLDPTRFEVADIYKTTVCPLAKVMRKELRNRGIDSLKVVYSKEQPIRPIENPEANCATGCVCPSGSTRKCTVRNQIPGSIAFVPSVVGLIIAGEVVKELVFKK; encoded by the coding sequence ATGTTACATCGATTTTCTAGAACTGAATTATTGATCGGTATTGACGGTTTGCAGAAGTTGTCACAGAGTAAAGTTGCCATTTTTGGTATTGGTGGAGTAGGTACCTATGTTGTTGAAGGCCTAGCTCGTTCTGGAGTAGGAAACTTTGTCTTAGTTGACGATGATTGCATTTGCCTGACAAACATTAACAGACAATTGCATGCAACTACGAAAACCATTGGCAAGGCAAAAGTCGAGGTTATGAAAGAGCGTATTCTTGATATCAATCCACAAGCTGAAGTTACTATCTTTCAAAAATTTTATATGCCGGATACGGCTCATGAGTTAATCGCTGATGATTATGATTATATTGTTGATGCCATTGATACTGTAACTGGAAAGCTCGATTTAGTTGTGCGGGCAAAGGCAAAGAATATCCCAATTATCAGCAGCATGGGAGCGGGTAACAAACTTGATCCTACTCGGTTTGAAGTAGCTGATATTTATAAAACAACAGTTTGTCCTTTGGCAAAAGTCATGCGCAAAGAGTTACGCAACCGTGGTATTGACTCACTTAAAGTTGTTTACTCTAAGGAACAGCCTATACGGCCGATCGAAAACCCTGAGGCAAATTGCGCAACTGGATGTGTATGCCCGTCTGGCAGTACCCGAAAATGTACAGTACGCAATCAGATTCCTGGCAGTATTGCTTTTGTACCTTCGGTAGTTGGCTTGATCATTGCTGGAGAAGTGGTTAAAGAACTCGTCTTTAAAAAATAA
- the bcsA gene encoding putative chalcone synthase produces the protein MSQAKMLALGLAVPEFQLDQTRIKKYIEMLFSQDVKNLNRLLPVFDHAGIRTRYLAKPLEWYSESHTFAEANCLYEKIALELCEKAARQALDRANITPNEIGGIIFVSSTGISTPTIDAKLIAKLELSSHTVRLPIWGLGCAGGAAGIARAAELTRALGKPVLLVAVELCSLTFQRNDLSKSNLVGTGLFGDGAAAAVLSTKGHGPVILGSLSTLFSDSEDVMGWDVVETGLKVRFSRDIPTIVRENLPELMDYASLAWEIDRSEIEHYIVHPGGPKVIEAYRDSLDLTRQQVEEAYQVLENFGNMSSVSVMFVMEKYLQNHLQANQYGVILALGPGFSAEQVLFRW, from the coding sequence ATGTCTCAAGCCAAAATGCTTGCTCTCGGATTGGCAGTACCAGAGTTTCAGCTTGATCAGACCCGGATAAAAAAGTATATTGAAATGTTATTTAGTCAAGATGTCAAAAATCTTAACAGATTGTTACCCGTTTTCGATCATGCGGGGATTAGAACCCGCTATTTGGCTAAACCGCTTGAATGGTATTCCGAAAGCCATACCTTCGCTGAAGCCAATTGTCTTTATGAGAAAATTGCCCTTGAGCTTTGTGAAAAGGCAGCGCGTCAAGCTTTAGACCGGGCAAATATTACTCCAAATGAGATTGGGGGCATTATTTTTGTCTCATCAACTGGTATTTCTACGCCAACCATAGATGCCAAATTAATCGCTAAGCTCGAATTGTCAAGCCATACTGTTCGATTACCGATATGGGGACTGGGGTGCGCCGGCGGTGCAGCTGGGATTGCGCGTGCTGCGGAACTTACCAGAGCCCTTGGAAAGCCTGTATTGCTTGTTGCGGTAGAATTGTGCAGTCTTACCTTTCAACGTAATGATCTGTCCAAATCAAATTTAGTTGGTACAGGGCTATTTGGCGATGGCGCTGCAGCTGCAGTTTTATCAACTAAGGGGCATGGTCCAGTCATATTAGGCAGCTTGAGCACGCTTTTCAGCGATTCAGAAGATGTGATGGGCTGGGATGTTGTTGAAACTGGCTTGAAAGTGAGATTCTCACGTGATATCCCTACTATTGTGCGAGAAAACTTACCAGAATTAATGGATTATGCCAGCCTAGCCTGGGAAATTGACCGAAGCGAGATTGAACATTATATTGTGCATCCCGGCGGTCCGAAAGTTATCGAAGCCTATAGAGACAGTTTAGACCTAACCAGGCAGCAAGTTGAAGAAGCCTACCAGGTCTTAGAGAATTTTGGTAATATGTCGAGCGTTTCGGTTATGTTTGTCATGGAAAAATATTTGCAAAATCATTTGCAAGCCAATCAATACGGCGTCATTTTGGCGTTAGGGCCAGGATTTAGCGCGGAGCAGGTGTTGTTCAGATGGTAG
- a CDS encoding UPF0721 transmembrane protein, producing the protein MEPLTKEVIIIITTIVALFILGFGVGTFGTLVGIGGGIILIPIFVLIMHYTPQQAVGTSLTIVFLNAISGTYAYIKQKKVYYDAAIKFAIATVPGAFLGSYLVEYFTGASFRLTFGIFLMFIAVVMFLRSSSKAANTEFDKETFTYNRTLGILVSSGVGFLSSILGIGGGVIHVPIMIYILGFPTHVATATSHFVLAVSSFFGVTSHLILGNVLLLPAITIGLGAIAGAQFGAALSLKTKSKSIIVLLSLALFGLGLRLALTANQII; encoded by the coding sequence TTGGAACCTTTAACTAAGGAGGTAATTATCATAATTACAACAATTGTAGCACTGTTTATTCTGGGATTTGGCGTAGGTACATTTGGGACACTGGTTGGAATCGGCGGCGGCATCATTTTAATTCCTATTTTTGTCCTCATAATGCACTATACCCCGCAGCAAGCAGTCGGTACTTCATTAACCATCGTATTTCTAAACGCCATATCCGGAACGTATGCTTACATAAAACAAAAGAAGGTCTATTATGATGCAGCTATTAAGTTTGCCATTGCCACTGTACCTGGTGCTTTTCTAGGCAGCTATCTTGTCGAATATTTCACCGGCGCAAGCTTTCGGCTAACCTTTGGTATATTCCTGATGTTTATTGCTGTCGTCATGTTTCTCCGTTCTTCCTCTAAGGCAGCAAATACTGAATTTGACAAAGAGACATTTACCTATAACCGCACATTAGGAATTTTAGTCAGTTCGGGAGTTGGCTTTTTATCCAGTATTCTTGGCATTGGCGGTGGAGTCATTCATGTTCCAATTATGATTTATATTCTAGGCTTCCCCACTCATGTTGCCACAGCAACTTCCCATTTTGTTCTAGCCGTTTCTTCTTTCTTTGGTGTAACATCCCATTTAATTCTTGGTAATGTATTGTTACTGCCAGCCATTACCATTGGTCTGGGAGCAATTGCTGGAGCACAATTTGGGGCTGCATTATCGCTAAAAACAAAATCAAAATCGATTATTGTCCTGCTTTCGTTAGCCCTGTTTGGCTTGGGTCTGCGACTTGCATTAACAGCCAATCAAATCATTTAA
- the glnS gene encoding glutamine--tRNA ligase codes for MSTNPVVPSNFIQNIIDEDLRNQKYSDKVHTRFPPEPNGYLHIGHAKSICLNFGLARQYSGLCNLRFDDTNPVKEDVEYVESIQEDVKWLGFDWAERMYYASDYFDKLYECAVHLIQYGRAYVCDLTAQEMREYRGTLTEPGKESPFRSRSVEENLDLFARMRAGEFPDGTRVLRAKIDMASPNLNMRDPVLYRISHSVHHRTGDKWCIYPMYDYAHPISDALEDITHSICTLEFEDHRPLYDWVLEACDFQVPRPQQIEFARLNLNNTVMSKRKLRLLVEGGHVSGWDDPRMPTISGLRRRGYTPEAIRDFCDRIGVAKSNSTVDIAMLEHCIREDLNARAARAMVVLRPLKLVIENYPEGQVEQLVAENNPEDPAMGNRTIPFGREIYIEQDDFMEVPVKKFFRLAPGQEVRLKHAYIIKCEAVVKDDAGNIIEIRCSYDPETKSGGANSGRKVKGTLHWVCAAQAIKAEVRLYDYLLTDDSEEETEDFIATLNPHSLEVITTCIAEPSLAEAKLGNRYQFLRQGYFCVDPDTQPGNLVFNRVVGLRDSWAKAQKG; via the coding sequence ATGTCGACAAACCCTGTAGTACCTTCAAACTTTATTCAAAATATTATTGATGAAGACTTGCGTAATCAAAAATACAGCGATAAAGTTCACACACGATTTCCCCCAGAGCCTAACGGGTATCTCCATATTGGTCATGCTAAATCAATTTGCTTGAATTTCGGTTTGGCGCGCCAATATAGTGGATTATGCAATCTTCGTTTTGATGATACAAATCCAGTTAAAGAAGATGTTGAATATGTGGAATCTATCCAGGAAGATGTAAAATGGCTTGGTTTTGATTGGGCTGAGCGCATGTATTATGCTTCCGATTATTTCGATAAATTGTATGAATGCGCAGTTCACTTGATTCAATATGGCAGAGCTTATGTGTGCGATCTAACCGCACAGGAAATGCGTGAGTACCGGGGAACGCTTACTGAACCTGGCAAAGAAAGTCCATTTCGCAGTCGTTCGGTGGAAGAAAATCTCGATTTGTTTGCGCGCATGAGAGCTGGTGAATTTCCAGATGGCACACGCGTGCTTAGAGCAAAAATTGATATGGCTTCGCCAAATTTGAACATGCGTGATCCGGTATTATATCGTATTTCTCATTCTGTTCATCATCGCACAGGCGATAAATGGTGCATTTATCCAATGTACGATTATGCCCATCCTATTTCTGATGCACTGGAGGATATCACCCACTCCATTTGTACCTTAGAGTTTGAAGATCACCGTCCACTTTATGACTGGGTGCTGGAAGCCTGTGATTTCCAAGTTCCCCGGCCGCAACAAATTGAATTTGCCCGCTTAAACTTAAATAATACGGTGATGAGCAAACGTAAGTTAAGGCTGCTCGTTGAAGGCGGTCATGTGAGTGGCTGGGATGATCCGCGGATGCCAACCATTTCTGGATTACGCCGCCGTGGTTATACACCAGAGGCCATCCGTGATTTCTGTGATCGGATTGGTGTTGCCAAAAGTAACAGTACCGTAGATATTGCCATGCTGGAACATTGTATTCGCGAGGATCTGAATGCTAGGGCCGCCCGGGCAATGGTGGTGTTGCGGCCCCTTAAGCTGGTCATTGAAAACTACCCGGAAGGACAAGTTGAACAGCTGGTTGCAGAAAATAACCCGGAAGATCCGGCAATGGGAAATAGAACGATTCCTTTTGGCCGTGAAATCTATATTGAGCAGGATGACTTTATGGAAGTTCCGGTTAAAAAGTTCTTCCGTTTGGCACCTGGCCAGGAAGTCCGTCTAAAACATGCTTATATTATTAAATGTGAAGCTGTTGTCAAAGATGATGCCGGAAATATTATAGAGATTCGCTGCAGCTATGACCCTGAAACCAAAAGCGGCGGTGCAAATAGTGGGCGGAAGGTGAAAGGAACACTTCACTGGGTGTGTGCCGCTCAAGCAATCAAGGCTGAAGTTCGACTGTATGATTATTTGCTTACTGATGACAGTGAGGAAGAGACAGAAGATTTTATTGCCACCTTGAATCCACACTCGCTGGAAGTGATTACTACTTGTATTGCTGAACCTAGTTTGGCTGAGGCCAAATTAGGCAACCGTTATCAATTTCTCCGTCAGGGATATTTCTGTGTAGATCCTGATACACAACCTGGCAATCTAGTGTTTAATCGTGTTGTAGGCTTACGGGATTCGTGGGCTAAGGCACAAAAAGGCTAA
- the mhpC gene encoding 2-hydroxy-6-oxononadienedioate/2-hydroxy-6-oxononatrienedioate hydrolase, with protein MNSYPTICAPPLPNVLAGQQRIFHSSYGDIIYYVSGRGEALLLVHGINLGASVFEWRNNFSALDRCACVYALDLIGFGMSEKRSMVYTAEIYMTVIREFIEVVVQEPVHILASGLSAAYGSGIAYEFPRLVRSLMLVTPSGIGTNDGLPNDNSFSMFKLFTNPVQGEALYQAFASRQSIKYFLTEFIYANPSNVTVGTVNYLFDAAHQCPNAQYAPASFISGMSNYDVAPFFNEINKPMLLIWGKKAKLGSYQYIDRFIELNPQSQYYIFQDSAVNPQAEEYSQFNRLILSFLENVMEG; from the coding sequence ATGAATAGCTATCCGACAATTTGTGCGCCGCCTCTGCCTAATGTATTAGCAGGGCAGCAAAGAATATTTCATAGTAGTTATGGCGATATCATCTATTATGTTTCAGGCAGAGGCGAGGCACTATTACTTGTTCATGGAATTAATCTTGGTGCCTCTGTATTTGAGTGGCGCAATAATTTTTCAGCTCTCGACCGTTGTGCCTGTGTTTATGCTCTGGACTTAATCGGATTTGGAATGTCAGAAAAACGCAGTATGGTGTACACGGCTGAAATATATATGACAGTTATAAGAGAATTTATTGAAGTGGTTGTCCAAGAACCGGTTCATATATTGGCAAGCGGGTTATCGGCTGCATACGGCAGTGGAATTGCCTATGAATTTCCTCGACTGGTTCGGTCTCTGATGTTAGTCACACCATCAGGAATCGGGACAAATGATGGATTACCCAATGACAATAGTTTTTCTATGTTTAAACTCTTCACTAACCCCGTGCAAGGGGAAGCCTTATACCAGGCTTTTGCCTCACGACAGTCCATCAAATATTTCTTAACTGAGTTTATCTATGCAAATCCAAGCAATGTAACGGTTGGTACTGTCAATTATTTGTTTGATGCTGCACATCAGTGCCCAAATGCTCAATATGCACCAGCTTCCTTTATTTCGGGGATGAGCAATTATGATGTGGCTCCGTTTTTTAATGAAATTAACAAACCAATGCTACTCATCTGGGGTAAAAAAGCAAAATTAGGCAGTTATCAGTATATCGACAGATTTATTGAGCTCAACCCACAATCCCAGTATTATATTTTTCAAGATAGTGCCGTAAATCCACAGGCAGAAGAATACAGCCAGTTTAACAGGCTGATACTTTCATTTTTAGAAAATGTCATGGAGGGTTGA
- the ypbQ gene encoding hypothetical protein, which produces MVENSACYLAAVIIIQRLSELYIAARNQKYVLAMGGREYSPEHYPLFLALHISWFIGWIYEATSSSQLSNIWYVWLSLFILAQGLRYWCMVSLGHFWNTRILIVPGKHRVQQGPYRFIPHPNYLAVCIELICVPLIFNAWSTAVVASLLNIVLLLGIRIPAEEKALQQLR; this is translated from the coding sequence ATGGTAGAAAACAGTGCCTGCTATCTGGCCGCTGTCATTATCATACAGCGGCTGAGTGAACTCTATATTGCAGCCCGCAATCAGAAGTATGTTTTGGCAATGGGGGGGAGAGAATATAGTCCGGAACACTACCCGTTATTTTTGGCACTACATATAAGCTGGTTTATTGGCTGGATCTATGAAGCTACTTCCAGCAGTCAGTTGAGTAATATTTGGTATGTATGGCTAAGCCTGTTTATCTTGGCGCAGGGGCTAAGATATTGGTGTATGGTGAGCTTGGGACATTTCTGGAACACACGGATACTCATTGTACCAGGCAAGCATCGCGTTCAGCAAGGGCCTTATCGTTTTATTCCTCATCCTAACTATCTGGCTGTTTGTATAGAGCTGATTTGTGTTCCGCTTATTTTTAATGCCTGGTCAACTGCGGTTGTTGCCTCCCTGTTAAATATTGTGCTGCTCTTAGGGATACGCATTCCGGCCGAAGAAAAAGCATTGCAACAACTGCGGTAA
- a CDS encoding membrane protein, which produces MLWSLIIGLIAGWLAGKISRGSSFGLVGNLVVGVIGAYVGGFLFSLMGFNNYGTIGTIIVSTIGAMVFLWVLSLFTGSKRVM; this is translated from the coding sequence ATGCTGTGGTCTCTGATTATCGGACTCATTGCCGGGTGGCTGGCTGGTAAAATTTCGCGAGGCAGTAGCTTTGGTCTGGTTGGAAACTTGGTCGTTGGTGTTATTGGAGCTTATGTCGGTGGATTTTTGTTCAGCTTAATGGGCTTTAATAACTATGGAACTATTGGTACTATTATAGTGAGCACGATCGGTGCAATGGTATTTCTATGGGTATTAAGCCTTTTTACAGGTTCAAAACGCGTCATGTAA
- a CDS encoding diaminopimelate epimerase, with protein sequence MEINLQLGMKSEKSEQVTEHNTAIKYGSGGVAVYATPAMIGLMEGTCLAAVDPHLPAGLATVGTQINVSHLAATPVGMTVRATSELIEISGKKLSFRIEAFDEKEKIGEGTHQRYIIDINKFLQRTESKK encoded by the coding sequence ATGGAAATAAACCTGCAGTTAGGCATGAAGAGCGAAAAATCCGAGCAAGTAACTGAGCATAATACCGCAATCAAGTATGGAAGTGGTGGAGTCGCAGTTTATGCGACGCCAGCAATGATTGGCTTAATGGAAGGAACCTGCCTGGCAGCCGTTGACCCTCATTTACCGGCTGGTTTGGCAACAGTGGGAACCCAGATCAATGTCAGCCACTTGGCGGCAACACCGGTGGGAATGACGGTACGCGCAACGTCCGAGCTAATTGAAATCTCTGGGAAGAAATTATCTTTCCGGATTGAAGCGTTTGATGAGAAAGAAAAAATTGGTGAAGGCACCCATCAGCGATATATCATCGATATTAACAAGTTCCTCCAGCGAACAGAAAGCAAAAAATGA
- a CDS encoding FMN-binding glutamate synthase family protein, giving the protein MLLSWLAMKMMDPMMDEAMTKMMTEDYSDNPFLLVTAAEKLTPRAAIEAAIRAESGMELARPLGSPNVLSPWNKILLNPRQLFELPTETIQQISTQTVIGPNAKKPLILDIPIMITGMSYGGSLSLPMKIALAKGASLAGTSTNTGESAVTVEERSAAKFLIGQYHRGGWLSGEQQLSQLDAIEIQLGQGAWGGAVEESVTYHKDKHLKGTWNLEDDEKGATIYSRMPGKSTPQDYIKMVNSMKSQYDVPVGVKIAGTDFIEYELAIIAQTQADYIVIDGAEGGTSSSPPTLQDDLGLPTLFSLVRTVNWLKENDLRDRFSIIIAGGMTTPGHFLKALALGADAIYIGTIALMAAMQAQALKVLPQAPPSQLALYNGHMTDKLDIDKAAHSLANFLNSCTAEMKLAAQAMSKQALTELTLDDLVTVDIELADCMGIRYAGKARNLRMPSQSNRHIPAQSNPSQNIPMQ; this is encoded by the coding sequence ATGTTATTAAGCTGGCTGGCTATGAAAATGATGGATCCAATGATGGATGAAGCTATGACGAAAATGATGACTGAGGACTATTCCGATAATCCTTTCTTATTAGTAACGGCAGCAGAGAAACTGACACCGCGTGCGGCAATAGAGGCTGCGATTAGAGCAGAAAGCGGAATGGAGTTAGCTAGACCGCTCGGCAGTCCGAATGTACTATCACCCTGGAATAAAATTTTACTCAATCCACGGCAATTATTTGAATTGCCGACGGAAACTATACAGCAAATTAGTACCCAAACAGTCATTGGACCGAATGCTAAGAAACCCTTAATATTAGATATCCCTATTATGATTACAGGCATGTCTTATGGTGGTTCTCTTAGTTTACCCATGAAAATTGCTTTGGCCAAAGGGGCTTCACTCGCCGGCACTTCAACCAACACGGGTGAATCAGCAGTCACGGTTGAGGAACGCTCTGCCGCTAAATTTCTCATTGGTCAATATCATCGTGGCGGCTGGCTGAGCGGAGAACAACAACTTAGTCAGCTTGATGCGATTGAAATTCAGCTTGGCCAGGGAGCATGGGGCGGTGCAGTAGAAGAATCTGTTACCTATCATAAAGATAAACATCTCAAGGGTACTTGGAATTTAGAAGATGATGAGAAAGGTGCTACCATTTATTCGAGAATGCCAGGAAAAAGCACCCCTCAAGACTATATCAAAATGGTTAATTCAATGAAATCACAATATGACGTACCTGTAGGCGTTAAAATTGCCGGTACAGATTTTATCGAATATGAGCTAGCCATTATCGCCCAAACTCAGGCCGACTATATCGTCATTGATGGAGCCGAGGGCGGCACATCTTCATCTCCACCCACCTTGCAAGATGATTTAGGATTGCCTACTCTTTTCTCCTTAGTGCGCACAGTCAACTGGCTTAAGGAGAATGATCTTCGTGATCGCTTTAGTATCATTATTGCCGGCGGCATGACCACGCCTGGACACTTTCTCAAAGCACTGGCTTTAGGTGCTGACGCCATTTACATTGGAACAATCGCACTGATGGCCGCAATGCAGGCACAGGCTCTCAAGGTCTTACCCCAGGCTCCGCCCTCACAGCTTGCCTTATATAATGGTCATATGACCGACAAATTAGATATCGACAAAGCTGCGCACAGCTTAGCAAACTTTCTTAATTCCTGCACTGCCGAGATGAAATTAGCAGCACAAGCTATGTCGAAGCAGGCTTTAACCGAACTGACTCTTGACGACTTGGTCACTGTGGACATAGAACTCGCTGATTGTATGGGAATTCGTTATGCCGGCAAAGCGCGAAATCTTAGAATGCCATCGCAATCCAATCGCCACATACCAGCTCAGTCGAATCCGTCTCAGAATATTCCCATGCAATAA
- a CDS encoding radical SAM protein, which translates to MYFDTAEGPVFRPPSEAHSFILRVTIGCSHNRCTYCNMYRSVKFRTREMKEIITQIEQAKAYGAHIRRIFLADGNALILSTDKLLEILSLLSSAFPRLQRVSCYAGPQDILRKTPDELRQLQKAGLKLVYYGMESGDDSVLKHVCKGVDAAQSVEAGQKIVAADIKLSMMIILGLAGKTGSEQHALNTARAISQIRPTMLSALTLMMYRGSELRDEYERGEFELLSPSEIMGELYAIVDHIDLPAHNRCIFRSNHISNYTAFAGTLPTDKARLLVDIKTAQGELEKLKNWDPYNNVEQ; encoded by the coding sequence ATGTATTTTGATACTGCTGAAGGCCCAGTATTCCGTCCGCCCAGTGAAGCACATAGTTTTATTTTACGCGTAACGATCGGATGCTCACATAATCGATGTACTTATTGTAATATGTATCGTAGTGTCAAGTTTCGAACTAGAGAAATGAAAGAAATTATTACTCAGATTGAACAGGCTAAAGCATATGGAGCGCATATTCGGCGAATATTCTTAGCGGATGGCAACGCATTAATATTGTCCACAGACAAACTGTTAGAAATTTTAAGCTTGCTTTCAAGTGCCTTTCCACGGCTGCAGAGGGTGTCGTGTTATGCCGGGCCACAAGATATTTTGCGCAAAACGCCTGATGAGTTGAGACAATTACAAAAAGCTGGTTTGAAGCTGGTCTATTATGGCATGGAATCAGGTGATGATTCTGTTTTAAAGCATGTCTGTAAAGGCGTTGATGCCGCACAATCGGTTGAGGCAGGACAGAAAATAGTAGCAGCTGATATTAAGTTATCCATGATGATCATATTAGGGCTTGCCGGCAAAACTGGCTCTGAGCAGCATGCTCTGAATACTGCGCGGGCTATCAGTCAGATACGCCCTACTATGCTAAGTGCGCTGACACTTATGATGTATCGCGGCAGTGAGTTGCGGGATGAATATGAACGGGGTGAATTTGAATTACTATCACCGTCCGAAATTATGGGAGAATTATACGCTATTGTCGATCACATTGATTTACCCGCACACAATCGCTGTATCTTCCGGAGCAATCATATATCGAACTATACTGCATTTGCCGGTACACTACCGACTGACAAAGCCAGGCTCCTTGTGGACATTAAGACTGCGCAAGGAGAACTCGAAAAATTGAAAAATTGGGATCCATATAATAATGTTGAGCAGTAA